Proteins co-encoded in one Psychromonas sp. L1A2 genomic window:
- a CDS encoding AAA family ATPase: MKILSLRFKNLNSLKGEWKIDFQDQAFQENALFVITGQTGAGKSTILDAICLALYQQTPRLDKLTQSKNELMTRGTGDCYAEVEFAVKGKGYRVYWSQKRARSHADGNLQAPICELTEIDGKVLATKSSEVLKQVTELTGLDFSRFTKSMLLAQGGFAAFLNASSGERAELLEELTGTEIYCEIAQYVYQQNKQIQSELTLLTEQSKVLSLLDEEQRAELDAEIVRLSQQQKTLTTEHKALETACNWLQQTQKLSDDVKKQTDIVATINQQQHEFASKDKALVNAEKAAKLTPLFDSKQQSFSQHEGVKQQLLDIEQKRNSNKTLMQQAQQDQSLKSEQLQAQQQTTDKTLDEINRVLVPLELSIADKQSQFEQLNQEQVEKSKLLAEEDKKLTEQKLQITNYQTQIQDSQLILKSRAYIPQVSEKLSTISFQLNQLNEMQEKQSTLSQTLQLTEKKKSEALQSSHQAEQAMNALMGQVEPLALALQKTQSDIQNALALLPESSLTSANAQLVNIQNELEHCQSALPLVDKLDRIEADLTKITGNKANLEASLQAENEQLLAWKTQGKQLADDVNNTEKLLEQDQIIQSLSALQMKVEESEPCPLCGSLEHPALVNYQKIDASHHQSRLNEQQQQLLEARNRYSELNGQLKTKQQQLVQIESSLQALLVERQELLTLWTNNAYLMTLEYNPQSSELLLKQRQALTLQAQQLTQKMEAVRTLEKQQSDQSNQLQIFSDDKHNLSLTQQQSLHAQTSLIEQLESLTAESEQLALKTDAVKQTIIDSLPEHSQLSEANDLTFLNPTVIFNQPEQWLADMTQQVTDYQLQLTNEQQLQQKLAELSQQYSLSQQVVQQHSKLLQQVTIQVNALTEKITELQQQRKVQFGELSQQQLRDKAQQQLTQCQTQLEAAKSVLQTLSATEQALQGENSQLVTLEAQYKAQLTHADGLFTTALTSSLFTDQADYLDACLTQDEIQALTELRQQLQQRLLTETTRLQTLESQLTTQQALKLTTLDLIQANDALVESEQKIEQHHQLYATKLGLLQADDSAKVKQQNLLTQQQQKQKNAQQWEMLNKLIGSADGAKFRTFAQGVTLDNLVYLANKEMANLHQRYQLQRNINQPLALQVIDLWQANAVRDVKTLSGGESFLVSLGLALALSNLVSHKTQIESLFLDEGFGTLDANTLEVALEALERLNATGKLIGIISHVDALKERINHQIHVSKGASAGFSQLAAQYQFKPVIE; the protein is encoded by the coding sequence ATGAAAATTCTTTCTTTACGTTTTAAAAATTTAAATTCCTTAAAAGGTGAATGGAAAATTGATTTTCAAGATCAAGCTTTCCAAGAGAACGCTTTATTTGTGATCACAGGACAAACGGGGGCGGGTAAAAGTACTATTTTAGATGCCATCTGTTTAGCGCTATATCAGCAAACACCACGCTTAGATAAATTAACGCAAAGTAAAAATGAGTTGATGACACGCGGTACTGGTGATTGTTATGCCGAAGTTGAGTTTGCGGTTAAAGGTAAAGGCTATCGAGTTTATTGGTCACAAAAACGTGCTCGTAGCCATGCTGATGGTAACTTGCAAGCGCCGATTTGTGAATTAACTGAAATAGATGGCAAAGTGCTGGCGACGAAAAGCAGTGAAGTATTAAAACAAGTTACCGAGCTAACAGGACTCGATTTCTCTCGTTTTACTAAGTCTATGTTGTTAGCTCAGGGCGGTTTTGCAGCGTTCTTGAATGCCTCAAGTGGTGAACGTGCTGAGTTACTAGAGGAGTTAACGGGCACTGAAATATATTGTGAAATTGCACAGTACGTTTATCAGCAAAATAAACAGATCCAAAGTGAATTAACATTACTCACTGAGCAATCAAAAGTATTAAGTTTATTAGATGAAGAACAACGTGCTGAATTGGACGCAGAGATTGTTAGGCTATCTCAACAACAAAAAACATTAACAACAGAACATAAAGCCTTAGAAACCGCCTGTAATTGGTTGCAACAAACGCAAAAACTTTCTGATGATGTGAAAAAGCAAACTGACATTGTGGCTACCATAAATCAACAACAACACGAGTTTGCAAGCAAAGATAAAGCTTTAGTTAACGCTGAAAAAGCCGCTAAATTAACGCCTTTATTTGACTCAAAACAGCAATCTTTCTCGCAACATGAAGGTGTTAAACAACAATTGTTGGATATTGAACAAAAGCGTAATAGTAATAAAACGCTAATGCAGCAAGCACAACAAGATCAGTCACTGAAAAGTGAACAATTACAAGCGCAGCAACAAACAACTGATAAAACCTTAGATGAAATTAACCGTGTATTAGTGCCTTTAGAGTTATCCATCGCAGATAAACAATCTCAATTTGAACAGTTAAATCAAGAACAAGTTGAAAAATCAAAGCTCTTAGCGGAGGAAGATAAAAAGCTCACGGAGCAGAAATTACAAATAACTAACTATCAAACTCAGATTCAAGACAGTCAGTTAATTTTAAAATCACGTGCTTATATTCCGCAAGTTAGCGAAAAGTTATCGACTATCTCATTTCAACTTAATCAGCTTAATGAGATGCAAGAAAAACAGTCAACGCTTTCGCAAACATTACAGTTAACTGAAAAGAAAAAATCTGAAGCTCTTCAGTCAAGTCATCAAGCTGAGCAAGCAATGAATGCATTAATGGGTCAAGTTGAACCATTAGCATTGGCGCTTCAGAAAACACAGTCTGACATTCAAAATGCATTAGCTTTATTACCTGAATCATCACTGACGAGTGCAAATGCACAGTTAGTTAATATTCAAAACGAATTAGAACATTGTCAGTCAGCTTTACCGCTGGTGGATAAATTGGATCGCATTGAAGCGGATCTAACAAAAATAACAGGTAATAAAGCTAACTTAGAAGCCTCATTACAAGCAGAGAATGAACAGCTACTCGCCTGGAAAACTCAGGGCAAGCAACTAGCCGACGATGTAAACAATACAGAAAAACTGCTTGAGCAAGATCAGATAATACAAAGTCTTAGCGCGCTGCAAATGAAAGTAGAAGAAAGTGAACCGTGTCCTTTATGTGGTTCGTTAGAACATCCTGCTTTAGTTAATTATCAAAAGATTGATGCTTCACATCATCAATCCCGTTTAAACGAACAACAGCAACAATTGCTTGAAGCTCGTAATCGTTATAGTGAGTTAAATGGACAATTAAAAACCAAGCAACAGCAACTAGTTCAGATCGAGTCTTCACTGCAAGCTTTGTTAGTTGAAAGACAGGAATTACTGACTTTATGGACAAATAATGCTTATTTAATGACTCTGGAATATAATCCACAAAGTAGTGAGTTGCTGTTAAAACAGAGACAGGCATTAACATTACAAGCACAGCAGCTAACTCAAAAAATGGAAGCGGTTCGAACCTTAGAAAAGCAACAGTCTGATCAATCAAATCAATTACAAATATTTTCGGATGACAAACATAATTTATCATTAACGCAGCAACAGAGTTTACATGCACAAACGTCATTAATTGAACAACTTGAATCATTAACTGCTGAATCTGAGCAACTTGCATTAAAAACAGATGCCGTTAAACAAACAATCATAGACAGTTTGCCAGAACACTCTCAGCTTTCAGAAGCTAATGACTTAACCTTTTTAAATCCAACCGTCATTTTTAATCAGCCAGAACAATGGTTAGCTGACATGACACAGCAAGTTACTGACTATCAACTGCAGTTAACTAACGAACAGCAACTACAACAGAAATTGGCAGAGTTATCGCAACAATATTCGTTATCGCAGCAAGTTGTGCAACAACATAGTAAATTATTACAACAAGTTACGATTCAAGTTAATGCGTTAACTGAAAAAATAACGGAGTTGCAACAACAAAGGAAGGTGCAGTTTGGGGAGCTTTCTCAGCAACAATTACGTGATAAAGCACAACAGCAATTAACACAATGCCAAACTCAGTTAGAAGCGGCTAAATCAGTATTACAAACGTTAAGTGCGACAGAGCAAGCATTACAAGGTGAAAACTCGCAGCTGGTTACTTTAGAAGCTCAATATAAAGCGCAGTTAACCCATGCTGATGGGCTATTTACAACGGCATTAACTTCTTCACTGTTTACTGACCAAGCTGATTACCTTGATGCCTGTTTAACGCAAGATGAAATACAAGCCTTAACGGAATTGAGACAACAGTTACAACAACGGTTATTAACGGAAACAACGCGTTTACAAACATTAGAAAGCCAACTAACCACGCAACAAGCATTGAAATTAACTACGTTAGATTTAATACAAGCAAACGATGCATTGGTCGAGTCTGAACAAAAGATAGAGCAACATCATCAACTTTATGCAACTAAGTTAGGTTTGTTACAAGCCGATGATAGTGCCAAAGTTAAGCAACAAAACTTATTAACGCAACAACAACAGAAGCAAAAAAATGCACAACAATGGGAAATGCTTAATAAGTTAATTGGCTCTGCGGATGGCGCTAAATTTAGAACTTTCGCGCAGGGAGTGACGTTAGATAACTTAGTTTATTTAGCGAACAAAGAAATGGCTAATTTACATCAACGCTATCAATTACAACGTAATATTAATCAACCGTTAGCTTTGCAAGTTATCGATTTATGGCAAGCGAATGCGGTGCGGGATGTGAAAACCTTATCTGGCGGTGAAAGTTTCTTAGTCAGTTTGGGGTTGGCGTTGGCTTTATCAAATTTAGTGAGCCATAAAACTCAAATAGAATCATTATTCTTAGATGAAGGTTTTGGTACGTTAGATGCTAATACCCTAGAAGTGGCTTTAGAAGCATTAGAGCGTTTAAATGCGACGGGTAAGTTAATTGGTATTATCTCGCATGTTGACGCCTTAAAAGAGCGCATTAACCATCAGATTCATGTCAGCAAAGGGGCATCGGCAGGGTTTAGTCAATTAGCGGCTCAGTATCAGTTTAAACCTGTTATTGAGTAG
- the pth gene encoding aminoacyl-tRNA hydrolase has product MSTTIKLLVGLANPGPEYANTRHNAGQWYLQQLASQENIQLKPEAKFFGLTGRIQFAGNDIRLLVPSTFMNLSGKAVIAMAKFYQIKPEEILVAHDELDIPPGVAKFKLGGGHGGHNGLRDIISKLGNNKNFYRLRIGIGHPGDKSRVSGYVLGKATSTEQNLIEQSIDEAARCTHILGVDGIEKAMNRLHSFKAQ; this is encoded by the coding sequence GTGTCAACTACGATTAAATTGCTTGTGGGCCTGGCTAATCCAGGCCCCGAATATGCAAATACTCGACACAATGCCGGACAATGGTACTTACAACAACTCGCCTCTCAAGAAAATATTCAATTAAAACCTGAAGCTAAATTTTTTGGTCTAACCGGACGTATTCAGTTTGCTGGTAATGACATCCGTTTATTAGTTCCATCTACCTTCATGAATCTTAGTGGCAAAGCTGTTATCGCAATGGCGAAGTTCTACCAAATCAAACCAGAAGAAATTTTAGTCGCTCACGATGAGTTAGACATCCCACCGGGTGTTGCCAAATTTAAACTCGGCGGTGGTCATGGCGGACATAATGGTTTGCGAGATATCATTTCCAAATTAGGCAATAATAAGAATTTTTACCGTTTACGTATTGGTATCGGCCATCCTGGCGATAAAAGTCGTGTTAGCGGTTATGTACTTGGTAAAGCAACGAGTACAGAACAGAATTTGATCGAGCAAAGTATCGATGAAGCAGCACGTTGTACACATATTTTAGGTGTTGACGGCATAGAAAAAGCGATGAATCGCTTACATAGCTTCAAAGCACAATAA
- a CDS encoding 50S ribosomal protein L25/general stress protein Ctc, with translation MSITLVATTRTDLGKGASRRLRHTDHTPGVVYGSGKDPVSLTFEHKELMKVEGIEAFYSSVLSLEIDGVAEQVLLKDIQRHSFKERIQHLDLLRVDATHALQTTVPLHFLNEDTAAAVKNGGIIAHLANELEVTCLPADLPAFIEVDIANVEIGQTVHISDVVLPKGVESVELIKGEEHDLPLLAITAKKVVAEDEEEEATTEAADAAE, from the coding sequence ATGTCAATTACATTAGTAGCTACAACCCGTACAGATTTAGGGAAAGGTGCGAGCCGCCGCCTACGTCACACAGACCATACACCTGGTGTTGTATACGGTTCAGGAAAAGATCCTGTTTCACTTACTTTCGAACACAAAGAATTAATGAAAGTTGAAGGCATCGAAGCATTTTACTCTTCAGTATTAAGCCTAGAAATCGATGGTGTTGCTGAGCAAGTATTGCTTAAAGATATCCAACGTCACTCTTTCAAAGAGCGCATCCAACATTTAGATCTTTTACGTGTTGACGCAACTCACGCATTACAAACTACTGTACCACTACACTTCTTAAACGAAGATACTGCTGCAGCTGTTAAAAATGGTGGCATTATTGCTCACTTAGCAAACGAATTAGAAGTAACTTGTTTACCAGCTGATTTACCTGCATTCATTGAAGTAGACATCGCAAATGTTGAAATTGGTCAAACAGTTCACATCTCTGACGTTGTATTACCAAAAGGTGTTGAGTCTGTTGAGCTGATCAAAGGCGAAGAGCATGACTTACCTTTATTAGCTATCACAGCTAAGAAAGTAGTAGCAGAAGACGAAGAAGAAGAAGCAACAACAGAAGCAGCTGACGCTGCTGAGTAA
- a CDS encoding DeoR/GlpR family DNA-binding transcription regulator — MLQQQRHSKILELLSQLGRVYAAELSLQLGVSEDTVRRDLKLLDELKQLRRVHGGALPLQHENQEYRERHEEIDPLKQRVALAAIPLIKEGQTILIDSGSTCLQLAMNLPTHFNFTVVTPSPLVATKLIHHNNIELILLGGKIFKPSVMALGATTNAMLRKIHFDSCFLGVCALHPSQGLSINHIDEAETLATIIEQSERVITLASHLKLGKMATHKVCDVHKIDCLVTDSMSDVKLLSLFSAQGVDIQVCSD; from the coding sequence ATGTTACAACAACAAAGACACAGCAAAATATTAGAGTTGTTAAGCCAATTAGGCCGAGTCTATGCCGCAGAATTAAGCCTGCAATTGGGTGTGTCTGAAGATACTGTGCGTCGTGATCTGAAATTACTCGATGAACTTAAGCAGCTACGTCGTGTTCATGGCGGGGCTTTGCCTTTACAGCATGAAAACCAAGAGTATCGAGAGCGTCATGAAGAAATTGATCCTTTAAAGCAACGTGTTGCACTTGCGGCTATTCCTTTGATAAAGGAAGGGCAAACGATCCTGATCGACTCTGGCAGTACTTGCCTACAGTTAGCAATGAATTTACCGACACACTTTAATTTTACGGTGGTCACACCTAGCCCATTAGTGGCGACTAAGTTAATCCATCATAATAATATTGAATTAATTTTATTAGGTGGAAAAATATTTAAACCTTCAGTGATGGCCTTAGGAGCGACGACCAATGCCATGCTGCGAAAAATTCATTTTGATAGTTGTTTTCTAGGCGTGTGTGCATTGCATCCTAGCCAAGGCTTAAGTATCAATCACATTGATGAAGCTGAAACACTAGCGACGATTATTGAGCAATCAGAACGTGTTATTACGCTTGCCTCTCATTTAAAACTGGGAAAAATGGCGACACACAAAGTCTGTGATGTTCATAAGATTGATTGTCTAGTCACCGACTCTATGTCAGATGTGAAATTACTGTCTTTATTTTCAGCACAAGGTGTTGATATTCAAGTGTGTTCAGATTAG
- a CDS encoding diguanylate cyclase, producing the protein MPKNQLVLIVDDSPTTLNILTSCIEKTHKVKVATSGVECLEMSEQLPQPDLILLDVTMPNMDGYEVCELLKSNPLTASIPIIFVTGLEAEEDEERGFLIGAVDYITKPFSQVIVRARVNTHLTIKLQQDKLNKMAFYDQLTGLYNRHFLMDTADQKVITAQTNGSSLWVLMIDVDHFKMVNDNYGHAVGDQVLQKVANTLQLESSNMDLIARSGGEEFIILFDSCEGEEAVNKSVGLLDAIESLNPNDINITISIGMAKLEATDKDFDGLLKRADDALYEAKNNGRNRIEIA; encoded by the coding sequence ATGCCTAAAAATCAATTAGTGCTAATTGTTGATGACTCTCCAACAACATTGAATATCTTAACGTCATGTATTGAAAAAACGCATAAAGTCAAAGTGGCGACAAGTGGTGTTGAATGTTTAGAAATGTCAGAACAGTTGCCACAACCCGACTTGATTTTACTCGATGTAACCATGCCTAATATGGATGGCTATGAAGTGTGCGAGTTGTTAAAAAGTAACCCTTTGACGGCCTCTATTCCAATTATTTTTGTGACTGGATTAGAAGCAGAAGAAGATGAAGAGAGAGGCTTTTTAATTGGTGCAGTCGATTATATTACTAAACCGTTTAGTCAGGTCATCGTTCGCGCTCGTGTTAACACCCACTTAACGATTAAGCTGCAACAAGATAAGTTAAATAAAATGGCATTTTATGATCAATTAACAGGATTATATAATCGTCATTTTTTAATGGATACTGCTGATCAGAAAGTAATAACGGCACAAACTAATGGTTCATCTTTATGGGTGTTAATGATTGATGTTGACCACTTCAAAATGGTTAATGACAATTATGGACATGCGGTTGGAGACCAAGTATTACAAAAGGTGGCGAATACTTTGCAGTTGGAATCTAGCAATATGGATCTGATTGCTCGCTCGGGCGGTGAAGAGTTTATTATTCTATTTGATTCATGCGAAGGCGAAGAAGCCGTTAATAAATCGGTCGGTTTACTGGACGCAATAGAATCACTTAATCCGAATGATATTAATATCACGATCAGTATTGGTATGGCGAAATTGGAAGCAACAGATAAAGATTTTGATGGTTTATTAAAGCGTGCTGATGATGCTTTATATGAAGCAAAGAATAATGGTAGAAACAGAATTGAGATCGCTTAG
- a CDS encoding IS630 family transposase (programmed frameshift), whose protein sequence is MKKHDFSELAKTHKSVRMRLRYSALAHFQEGSSRTDIAKFLKVSRTSVNKWISQYHQNGLDGLIDKKTTGRPLRLSEIQSLQLIQYINEYTKNDKGGRLVGTDIQLFIADNFGHQYHLSSVYKLLHRLGFSWITSRSKHPKQSLEVQEDFKKFQIKMILKIPGHISLDRVDIWLQDEARFGQQNTTTKLWAKTGSRPLAVKQQQFEYAYLFGSVCVTNGQSQAMVMPYVNKDIMYAHLKQVSMSTAEDRHAVIIMDGAGWHTEDLATDFNNVSVIKLPPYSPELNPIEQVWSWLRQHHLANRCFNGYESIVDAVCYAWNDFVSDSQRVIKMCTRDWMNLIN, encoded by the exons ATGAAAAAACATGATTTTTCTGAATTGGCCAAAACACATAAAAGTGTTCGTATGAGACTGCGTTATTCTGCTCTAGCGCACTTTCAAGAAGGCAGCTCTCGTACCGATATCGCTAAATTTCTTAAAGTGAGCCGTACTAGTGTTAATAAATGGATATCTCAATATCATCAAAATGGATTGGATGGATTAATTGATAAAAAGACAACTGGACGTCCCTTACGATTATCTGAAATCCAATCACTTCAACTAATTCAATATATTAATGAATATACAAAAAATGATAAGGGTGGCCGATTAGTAGGCACTGATATCCAGTTGTTTATTGCTGATAATTTTGGCCATCAATACCACCTTTCAAGTGTCTACAAATTACTTCACCGTTTAGGTTTTTCATGGATAACCTCTCGCTCTAAGCACCCAAAACAGTCCCTTGAAGTTCAAGAAGATTTT AAAAAATTCCAAATAAAAATGATCCTTAAGATCCCTGGCCATATCTCATTAGATAGAGTCGATATCTGGTTACAAGATGAAGCACGTTTTGGACAACAAAATACAACAACAAAGCTATGGGCTAAAACAGGTAGCAGACCATTAGCTGTGAAACAGCAACAGTTTGAATATGCATATTTATTTGGCTCCGTTTGTGTCACTAATGGGCAATCACAAGCGATGGTAATGCCTTATGTAAATAAAGACATTATGTATGCTCACCTGAAACAAGTATCCATGAGTACCGCCGAAGATCGGCATGCAGTCATTATTATGGATGGAGCTGGTTGGCATACAGAAGATCTTGCGACAGACTTTAATAATGTTAGCGTAATTAAGCTTCCTCCGTACTCTCCAGAACTAAATCCGATAGAACAAGTGTGGAGCTGGTTGCGTCAACATCATTTAGCTAATCGTTGTTTTAATGGTTATGAATCAATTGTGGATGCGGTTTGTTATGCATGGAATGACTTTGTAAGTGATAGTCAAAGAGTAATAAAAATGTGCACTAGGGATTGGATGAATCTGATCAACTAA
- the ychF gene encoding redox-regulated ATPase YchF: protein MGFKCGIVGLPNVGKSTLFNALTKAGIEAANFPFCTIEPNTGIVPVPDPRLDKLAAIVNPQKVLPTTMEFVDIAGLVEGASKGEGLGNKFLANIRETDAIGHVVRCFQDDNIVHVAGKIDPQEDIDIINTELALADLESCDRAILRLVKKAKGGDKDAKFEVPVLEKIKAHLEADGMVRSLDLEKEELAAIEYLSFLTLKPTMYIANVAEDGFEDNPFLDKVREIAEKEGAVVVPVCAAIESEIAELDDEDKAEFLEGIGQSEPGLNRVIYSGYELLHLQTYFTAGVKEVRAWTVPVGATAPQAAGKIHTDFERGFIRAEIIGYDDFVEFKGEAGAKEAGKWRLEGKSYVTKDGDVIHFRFNV from the coding sequence ATGGGTTTTAAATGTGGTATTGTTGGTTTACCCAACGTTGGTAAATCTACCCTTTTTAATGCGTTAACAAAAGCAGGCATTGAAGCGGCTAACTTTCCTTTTTGTACTATCGAGCCAAATACAGGCATCGTTCCAGTACCTGATCCACGTTTAGATAAACTAGCTGCGATTGTAAACCCGCAGAAAGTGTTACCAACGACCATGGAATTTGTTGATATCGCTGGTTTGGTTGAAGGCGCATCAAAAGGTGAAGGCCTAGGTAATAAGTTCCTAGCAAATATTCGTGAAACAGATGCAATCGGACATGTTGTACGTTGTTTCCAAGATGACAATATCGTTCATGTTGCAGGTAAAATCGACCCACAAGAAGATATTGACATCATTAATACAGAGTTAGCACTAGCTGACTTAGAAAGCTGTGACCGCGCTATCTTACGTTTAGTTAAGAAAGCAAAAGGCGGCGATAAAGACGCTAAATTTGAAGTACCTGTTCTAGAAAAAATTAAAGCACATCTAGAAGCTGACGGTATGGTTAGAAGTTTAGATCTAGAAAAAGAAGAATTAGCAGCCATTGAATACCTTAGTTTCTTAACACTGAAGCCAACAATGTACATTGCTAACGTTGCTGAAGATGGTTTTGAAGACAACCCATTCTTAGATAAAGTACGTGAAATTGCAGAAAAAGAAGGTGCTGTTGTTGTGCCTGTTTGTGCTGCTATTGAATCTGAAATTGCAGAGCTGGACGATGAAGATAAAGCAGAGTTTTTAGAAGGTATTGGCCAAAGTGAGCCAGGCCTTAATCGTGTAATTTACAGCGGTTATGAACTATTACATCTTCAAACTTACTTCACTGCAGGTGTTAAAGAAGTACGTGCTTGGACTGTGCCTGTTGGCGCAACTGCACCACAAGCAGCAGGAAAAATTCATACTGACTTTGAGCGTGGTTTTATCCGTGCTGAAATCATTGGTTATGATGATTTCGTTGAATTTAAAGGCGAAGCTGGCGCAAAAGAAGCAGGTAAATGGCGTTTAGAAGGTAAGTCTTACGTAACTAAAGACGGTGATGTTATCCACTTCCGTTTTAATGTTTAA
- the sbcD gene encoding exonuclease subunit SbcD, giving the protein MKILHTSDWHLGQYFMMKTRENEHQQFLSWLIEVVNKQQVDAVIVAGDIFDSASPASYARKLYADFVVQLQQSYCSQLVIVSGNHDSVAVLNESKSLLSALNVSVLAGLSENLNEHLVSLKDKNGEQQALLCALPFLRATDVMVSEQGSSAEHKQMSLQQGIADTYQRIYETAQEQANTDTPILATGHLTAVGCAVSDSVREIYIGTLTAFPSSLFPAFDYIALGHIHKAQRVQQSDVIRYSGSPIPLSFDESKQTKKVNIIEFTNKTDLSVSEIDIPTFQSLKVISGDLDSISEQINALKTDDFEQSVWVEVKLKQAHYMSDLHSHLSQLVEGTHIDILKVSSPQINEANQWQDNDKKSLDNVTPEQLFEHRLDIEDNISDEQKQQLKGLFAEVLSAVEHQS; this is encoded by the coding sequence ATGAAAATATTACATACCTCAGATTGGCACCTTGGCCAGTATTTTATGATGAAAACACGTGAAAATGAACATCAGCAGTTTTTGTCGTGGTTAATTGAGGTCGTTAATAAGCAACAAGTTGATGCGGTTATCGTTGCCGGTGATATTTTCGACAGTGCTTCACCTGCTTCTTATGCACGTAAGCTTTACGCAGACTTTGTGGTGCAATTACAACAAAGCTATTGTTCACAGTTAGTGATTGTTTCAGGTAACCATGACAGTGTTGCTGTGTTAAATGAAAGTAAATCCCTGTTAAGTGCTTTAAACGTCTCTGTGTTGGCTGGGTTGAGCGAGAACTTAAATGAGCATCTTGTTTCCTTAAAAGATAAAAACGGTGAACAACAAGCTTTGTTATGTGCATTGCCTTTTTTACGTGCCACTGATGTGATGGTCAGCGAGCAAGGTAGCTCAGCTGAACATAAACAAATGTCATTACAACAGGGGATTGCCGATACTTATCAACGAATCTATGAAACTGCGCAAGAACAAGCGAATACTGACACTCCTATTTTAGCAACGGGCCATCTAACCGCAGTGGGTTGCGCGGTATCTGATTCGGTACGTGAAATTTATATTGGTACGTTAACGGCTTTTCCTTCTTCATTGTTTCCGGCCTTTGACTATATTGCATTAGGGCATATTCATAAGGCACAACGAGTACAACAGTCTGACGTTATTCGTTATAGCGGTTCGCCTATTCCGTTGAGCTTTGATGAAAGCAAACAAACTAAGAAAGTAAATATTATTGAATTTACGAATAAAACAGATCTTAGCGTGAGTGAAATAGACATACCGACCTTTCAATCTTTAAAAGTAATCAGTGGCGACCTTGATAGTATTTCAGAGCAAATTAATGCTCTTAAGACTGATGACTTTGAACAAAGTGTTTGGGTAGAAGTAAAACTTAAACAAGCGCATTACATGTCAGACTTGCACTCGCATTTAAGTCAATTAGTAGAAGGAACTCACATTGATATTTTAAAAGTCAGTAGCCCGCAAATCAATGAAGCTAATCAATGGCAAGATAACGATAAAAAAAGTTTGGATAACGTCACGCCAGAACAGTTATTTGAGCATCGTTTGGATATTGAAGACAATATTAGCGACGAACAGAAGCAACAGTTGAAAGGGTTGTTTGCTGAAGTGTTATCAGCTGTGGAGCATCAATCATGA